A region of the Vigna unguiculata cultivar IT97K-499-35 chromosome 9, ASM411807v1, whole genome shotgun sequence genome:
gaatttaacaattttttaaaagttattcacaaaaaatgtttttttcatttatattttcaacaacataCAATACCTTCGTTACTTAGTGTCTTTTACTCGTTTAAATACACTCAACCTAAAAACCAAGTATTTTAATGGATTGGTTTCAACTagtttttgaagaatttttaaccgaaaaataattagtatttaattttttaaatgcacTGTTAATCAACTGTAAGTTGTTCTTCACAATAAATCTTATGGATTAAGAATCAAATAGTAGAGTAATATTCCTGCtttatgttataataatattataattagtctTTCTATAAATCTAATATTGTATTAGAGTTAAGCacattaaaattaactaaatagAGATCATATTTAAATAggtattattgatttaaaatttatactcaGACGATTAATCGAgttatatatttacaatttttttatgaaaaaaataataattgtttgaAGACGTTATTGATATGACTCAAGAGGaaatatgattaattttaagTGTGCAAAACAACTACAAGATTTGTTATTTGCATTGGTCATACAATTTGTTTTGCATATGTTAAAAGTGAAGTAAGTTGAATGTCTTCCACtctttaaaaaatctaaaaattatctttcattcaaatattatattatgttttaattaatgtatctcacttttaataaaaatattaggactcaaaaataaaatacattttttatttaatttttattaaattcaacTATTTCTCTCTAGCTATGATATTTGTAGCCAGATAAcagttttttaatatatatatatatatatatatatatatatattatttttatttttattttattttgtattaatttaaatatcatgttttttaaaatttaaagaaatatgtataaataataaaaataaaataaaattaaatattttatttattcaattatttgtataaaagaaaattatttctattattattaattttatacttgTTGTACTTGTGTCCATGGTGTATAGATTATTGGTGAAGGAAAAATGACATATCTTGATCACATTATGTAATCTTTAAAAGTATTCAAGAGTATATcgatcaagaaaaaaaaaatcatagtttGATTCAACGAGTTTAAATTAACCCAATGCAAGAGCGTTTGTGTTTGAAAAGTCActgttgaaattaaaatttgttatggtTCTACAGTAATATGTATAAGtgcatacattttttaaaaaaattgaaaaataacaatttatatgtataataatgtaatctttaaatttccgtgttttttaaagttttagaaaCATTATACTCGCAAGTTTTagcatgaaaataattaaatggggGAAACacagtttaattatttttttaaaaagagggttttgttttaattaattatgaaagtataACATTCagactttttatattttcttaataagtGTTGATTAATAAATAACAGTTAGAAGCGTTTTATAATTACTGAAGAAAATTACGTGCAAGACACGCCATTTAAGCCTATGCTGTTAAGTCGAACCGTAATTGCAAGCTTTGAATCTTATCTGTGAAGGTCACTGTTGACTTTGAATTAGGTTTTAGTCAGATTAATTACTGCAATTCCAAGTTTCTTACATTCAACATATTGATACCCTCACTTATGTAGgcattattaatatttagttatttaaagtctggcaataaaaaaataatagagaacTTTTTCCCCTATCTCCTgcattttattttggaaaaaatatgttttttatctctcaaatttgatctaaatttaaaaatgattcttAGTCGAAATTTAGTCATTGTTGATCTCTatactttcaaaattattatttttagttcctATTTTTGGACGgcgttaaaaataataacaaatgtCGTGCCACGTGTTTTTAGTCCCtattattaaaaagaacaaaacacgTAACACGccgtttgttatttttaacgtCATCCAAAAATaggaactaaaaataataattttgaaagtacataaaccaaataataatcaaattttgattatggaccattttcaaaattgagtcaaacttgaggaaccaaaacatattttatttcttttattttatgcgtagttttcaaaaagctttttccttgatttatttatactttaaattaCTTATACATGTAttgattgttttaaatattatttttaatcattaatatCGCATCCTCTACGATGTGATTTTGCTTAATTATTTAGCTAACTGTTATAGTTGATtgtctataaaataaaaagaatttagtGAAGTAAAATATcgaaaaatgaatataattttaactttcatttCTTAATTCATGGCTTGTGGTGAGGACCGACCTAACAAAGAGGAGTTAGAAATGGAAATAGTTTGAATTGTGAGTTACGTTTGAGACCCTAATATACCCTAATACACGCCATTACAAGCTACCAGACCTGTAATTTCAGCAATAAAAACCACAGGGTACGGTTCAACCTAAATCATCCTATTCTACgcttaaatcaaatatatttataattttaaaaaaaaaatcttacctcatctattattttaaaaaactaaatcagAATAAATATGGAAAGAAGTATGTCCAATTATATCGACACAATCATCTTTTAAACATGATGACGTTAATGTCAATTTAATCATAATGTcaatttaactatttaaaatataatgagattaattgaaaaaaaatattaagataaaatgaatcaaatccgaccaaaatagtaattaaaaaacataaaaaatgttcaattttcaaaaacacAATAATAACTCATTCTCTTCGTCTACTTAACgatttctaataaaatttataaccaacccataatattaatttttaaagcgAATGATGCttcatattactttattataatGAAACACTAAGTAAAACATAATTGAACAGAAGTGCTTGATTTCAAAGTCAGTAggtaattaataaaaagtaattaacaaaacattaataattggTCGCAAGATACTTAAGAAGatctctattttatttaaagaaattttttattaaataatagtttGTTCTTAACAcatatctacattttatataggTATCAGCTAAGTATTCGGCCTATTAAAAGTGTATTTAGACTCTGGATGTACGTTTGACACGCCTTAACTTGATTCTAACATGATTTTTCCCATCAACCCTGCATTGGGTTGAAAGTGTGACTTCAATTTTTAGACATAACTTTCATTAAAGAACTTAAAGGaataacttttgaaaataattgtacgattctcattttttattttatgacgtgatttagtataaattattaaattttttttaaaaaataataatatattaattaatattttatattaaatcacataaaataaaaaaaagaaagtaaaaaaaagtgaGAGTCATACTATATTTTTCCAATAACTTTTTCATCTAATACTCATGTTATTTGTTTGGTGCGTATATCTTTCTGTAGTTtatgttatttgttttattaacaCTTTTAACGAAGTAACGTATATGCTACTATAGTTATTTATTTGTACGTTGCATTATAGTACTGTTGGTATAAATATATGCTATTTATAttggtaatttatttttcatttaataaaaaactatacgAAGTAAACAAAGTCAACGCTTAACTTTACTACATAACATTACAATGATACGGTGGAAAATAGCGACCAAAATTAAGTCTTTTTCATAAACTGGGATGTCAAAAGAATCCATACCTGCATATATTAGCAGATAAAATTTATAACggataagaaataaatattgtaaatggatatccACAGGTAACAGGtacacatatttttaatatcacaTGTTAACAgaacgggtacgagtatcatagtatccgtacccgtggatatcggtatccgctatactctaatttaagttgaaaaaaaacataattaaaaatattaacatattgattttaaatgagttattttttatcaattagttttaaaaaaaattcatttctttgtaaacggtcattcaacactatttaaatgagttatttggactttgttctaaatttataaatgttatgtattgtattttatttgaatttaagattaaaatatgttattaaatatttattttcttttttttgtaaatattcatGTGCACccatgaatattaaaaaattctgCAGATACCCACATAATGAATACCCGACGAATATGAGTACGTGTATGGAACAGATATTTATCCAACAGGTAGAGTACAGAGGAGCTGCTACCTGTATCTTATCCGCCCGCCTCCGCTGACATCCTACTCATAATTCAGGGCTTTTTTGTAATTGGGGGTCTATTCTaactcaaatttgtaaaaaagggttcttcgaattttttttttgtaaaacatGGTCAAATCGTCATGGgggaggacgacattaaaggtgaagtcgtcctccttCCGAccagtttcatttttttttttgaaaaggcAATGTCGTCATAGAGCAGTCCGGTTCTGTCAATTTACACAGTGAAGTCGTCTTCATGATTGACGACTtcagttttatgttttttttttttaaactttttttaagcaattaatggtaaaaaaaatagtgaattgGAACTTCAACCCTTATTCacaacctttttctttttggcaGTCTGTTATCACTCTTTCTTCCACTCTAATATTCCCAAACAAGAAAAGCAATTTCATTATGATTTATACTATTAATTACCATTTGAAATAACTGGTCACAGCTCAAAAATaacgttttaaaaaaaaataaaagtgaaaccATCATGCACTCTGACGACTTTAATCTAAAACCGGTCTCCGGCACGACGACAtcactttttcaaaaaataaaaattaaaaccgGTTTAGGGGGAGGACGACATTAAGTCGTCCTCCCCACGACAACTTaacccatttttttaaaaaaaaaattcaaccgaCCTTATTTTACAAATTCATGATCAAAACGatccaaaaatacaaaaaagcacATAATTCAGAGATCCAAAATCCAAATAAATTATGcgtaaaatttacttaaatatgGCTATCGTAATGGTAGAATATAAGTACCAATCACTTTCGCTTTGCTATTATGACtgtcataaatattatttatacaattttacagagttaattaattttcatttctaatCTCGAACACACATGGCTGTACAATAACATGATAATTCagtaattatttgtaattatatatatacaagtTTACcaccaaaattatatttacaaactGTTTGACCATACGCTACGGTGCGAGATAGGAGTGCaacatgtaaaatattttttttttatttatacataaatagcATTTTTTTGTGAGAAGGATATAATTTGTGGAATAAGTACATTTGACAGGAGTAAAAATCTAAAAGATCAAACAGTGTCGAATTTGGAAGCACATTTTTTCTGCGTTTGTTGCTTGCGTTTCCATGGGACCACTTGCTTAAAGCTTTCATAAATGCTTGCCTGCagttgtaaaattataattagatgaTGAGATATCAACCTAACCCAGTCATTGCCACAGAGAACGATTAAATACACAGACGGTGCAAGCAAAAAAATCTAAACCAACCAACATGGACGAATCAATTATGCAAAAATTTATGTTCATAAGTTCAAATTTAAACCAAGAAAAAACAGTGTTCCTTCAAAATCACCTGTCATCATTGACTTGTATGATTTTCGAGATCTTCAAAAGTATTATGATGGGGATGTTCtcaaaatgttttttgtttttttcccaTAGCCAACAAGAATTTCTCGATCGCAAGTAGCAGGGATATCTGAAAGTAGAAATAACTTTATGATCTGTGCACTGTAACAATTACACTTATTTGAGGTGTTTTTTAGTGGCACAAGCAACGACACCAATGCTTTTTCTTCGGCCAGCACAAACGTTGTTATCGTTTGACTGTCTTAATTTCTCGTCTCACAAAAAGTAACCAAATCTTTCCATTCTTGCGTAAGTGTAGGGTAAGGTACACTTATCTTAAGAAAATCAAAGACGGAAAGTACTCTCAAAAATCGAAATcaccaacttttttttttctttcttagtGTGAAAATACAAGACAATAAGCTTTTATAATTTCGGTGGCGTTATATGCTACCTATATAATATGATTAAAGCAAACATCAATATTTATATAGTCTTAGTCAAAGAGCAGTTTTGtccacaaaaaaaatcataatgcaTACCTAATACCTTAGCTGGCTCTGCTTTATGTATGCATGATTTGGATAACATGTACCTTTAAGCGACTAGAAAAATGTGTAAGTTGTTTAAACgtacacaaatatttatatatattaaaaaagtttgccACAATAATCCATGATTGGAAATATATagaataaatgaagaaaataactGTAAATAATATCCGGCAAGGGTAAAACGAAGCGATATGACTTACCCACAACTGTGACCTTTGCTTGGACAGAGTCCAGAAGGTTCCTCTTCTGGGAACCCTTGTGATCTTGACGTTTGGCATTGTAGTGGAAGAACAGTGAGGTGAAAAGTCAAAACTGCCCTCGCCGTCGTCGGTGGTAATCTTCTTGTAGCCGCTCCATCTGGAGGAGCCAAAGTTGGAATTCCAGTAACCCCTGGGAGTCCTATAGGAGGTGGTGAAGGAGACGGCTCGGCCCACGTAAGGCCCATCCAACACGGTTGTATGGGAAGGCCCGTCCACGTTGGTGtccaacaaaaacaacaaccTCGGAGGCAGCTCCAGTGTTTTTTTAACACTGTTGTCGGGCTCCGATTCGGTGTGGGAATGCCTGGGCTTCCCCGGTGCTTCCTCCCACTGGAAAGGAACCGAAATGGTGGTCTGCGGCGGCGACGGCGGAGGAGGAGTGCCCGGCGCTATGCTTGGCCGCGAGATTAAGAGAGGGAGTTTTGTCGGCTTGTAGGTTGGTTCGTGAACATGATCACACTTCTTCTCCGAGTCTGACTCCATCATTGGTTGTTGTTACTGATTCTATCTCTCAAAGAGTGAGAGTGTGGAGGTAGCTAACTAGCGTGGTGGTAGGGGCACCTTATGATGAGATAGTGAAGTGGGTATGTGTGGTTTTATAGAGATGGAAACGTGTCATTGAGTTAATTGGTtagagagagtgagagagagagagagagaaaaggggtgtttgtgtgtgtgaatCATGGAGATGTGGAGAAGTGTAAGGAGTGTAATATGGTCCTTTGAAAAGTCATGGAGATGACATAAATTACGTGTGTTTGGTTTGCGACCTAGTTGTGGACTTTTTGGTAGTAAAGATGAGAAGTGTAGAAAGGAAATGAAGAAGTCACACTCTATTCTACCCCAATTTAGGGTAACCGCAGCTACCACTAGATGCAACTCTTCACTCTCTCCTTCATAATTCTTCACCTTACTCACATCACTACATAATTTTCACCATTTACATATATAATTCACCTTCATAACTttcactttgaaaaaaaaaattaaaaataatattgaattttattggTTCTCATGTGATTATATATCAAAGTTCTATATCGAGTactatgaaaaagaaaataataaaaaagtattacaaaaaataaagagttgCTTTAGAATTATCATCCCAACCTAATCAATTTTTTAGGTGCGAGGAAACTTCGATAATTGTGTGTTAttgaaaaatttgtaattttttttaaaaaaattgtacaatgAAGAATTTGTAGGGTTGGTctacaaaaaattatgtttgagtATCTATGAACGTAAACCTTGAGGTGCTGaactacattaaatttttttgtgtaattttatttatatttttttttattatttgtaggTATGATTCGGCTTGAAGAGATTATCTTAGTgtgtaatttataaataaatttcaaacactTAAATACTACATctatgatttctttttataaagtCAAAATGAATCCTTATCTCTCTCTTCACTTTGCCTTTCCTTGATTCTCTGTGTGAATCTAATCTTTCTCCGTATGCAGAGGAGGTTACTATAAAAcacaactttttatttaaactatagtgcaatttaaaacttttctaATTATAATCCAAATACTCGAAATCGATgatatttgttttcttgttttggtgGAGTTTTTAATATGACACTGccgttgatttttgtaattatgaaaaTTGTTAGAGAGTGGGCTTTAAGAAGGAATTGGGATTATGAGATGCCCTCAACCCAAGATCAATTTTGATCAAcaagagaaataaaattttgttgtaCCCAAACAATGACAATATTTTCTTTGAGAGTACCATGTTTATATGAATATAATGTCGGTTTAATTCCGGTGAAATAATTATCGgttcaaaatattttggttatatcctcattttttttcacagggtttcaatttttttattgggAGCTTATTTCGGTCcaaaaatattgaatttctTTGTAACTTAAGATGTGTTTGGTTCAGCGAAGAATTGATTTCGACTGAATCAATTTTCTAACACAAAAGTAATAATTTGTTACTTCTCATTCAAcatgaattttttattctttaatttgttttaaaaattaaacatgtactaattttacatttgaaaatcaattctaataaattttataacaatttaacgTAGAACTAAACACACACTtaaacttcttttcttttttttttttcaattcagttACATCTTAGAGACATAGGTTCAAATCTTTCTggataaatacattttttgatCAAATTTGAAGAGCATATGAtgaatataaacaatttttatgcaataatattgataataaaatgCTATAAGTTGAATTTGGTGACtcgaaaaagaagaaaacagatCAATTGTTGAAAAAGAAGGGTGgatgaataatttattattacatttattcACACGTTTTTGTCCTTTTCGATAGGCTAATGCATAAAATATTTCAACGTGAGTAACAACTtcaatgatatatattttattattgactaaaatttgtcaaaggtttaaaattaaaatagcaaaactaattaagaagaaaaatccatttaaataatatttatgaataataaaaatgtaatcaaAAGAATAGTTGTAGGTGTATAATTAGTGTTTCtccatttctttatttaaatgtgttttGTCCTTATGTTGAAATAGTGTATATGAAACTGAATTATGAATATTGTAAGATACATTATCATGAGGTTAGGCACACATCTTCCTAAAGATGAGTTAGCTAGATACGTATACTGAGGAGTTTTATTTTCTTGGTGAACCAATTccatctaaaaaataataatgttctcaaataaagatatattacaattaatttaaaataaggtATGTTGGacatgatatattataattaattacactcaataaaatttatgtatttttttaatatgattataTTTTCGCACAGctcaataatattataaagatGATTAAGATGTTTCCGCAATTTATTACAAGTTGcgcttaaaaagaaaagaacaatcATTCTAATGAAAAATATACTATACatcatattaataaattaaagtatgaaATGATTCATATATTGATTTTTAGCATGTACTAAATCTAAATAGAAGATCCAGTTTTATATAGTTTTTGAGTTAGAAGGAAGAGACGTGGACAAATTctatttgatacattttagaAACACAAGAGTTTTATTCTTAATGTGCATGCAGACCGAATGCCATTATTACGAGAGAAGCTTGTCAAAATGAAATGGCCACAAGCAGAGTCAAAGAAAAGTACATGCCTTTATGATGaagtagaaatgaaaaaataaaaataaaatttatgcaaATTATTCATTTCATCTGAGGGCTGTAAAGGAGTTTTgaatttgttattgttgatagCAGAATCTTTTTAAATACTTTACATGCTTCATTAATAGATTTTGGATATGAAGACAATGagtgtgttttttcttttaaaaaaatgggataaaattaattttaaattattaagcATAATGCAGATGCACGATCCTATATATCTGAAAttctataataattaaaaggcatatatatattacaaaaagaaTTGATGGAAGGTACGTAACATAAACACTGAAAAAAAGTTGGATccgacaaaaaaaaaagttccaGCTCATAAAAGTTGAAAAGGAAACAAAAGGAAGGGATAAGAGAATACCAACGCACTAATACTAGGTCTTTTTCACTCTATCTTCTTTAGCaccattattttatatataacatgataattttaaaattatagaaaaatataaaacttggtttgatattttaattttatgaaaagtaatttaatttataaattttttcaatcagttaaatatattctttgtataacaaaattattgaaatttggTTTTATAAATTTCTCAATAATTAGTGCGAATTGATCCCACACAGGATCACAACAACAAAGAGATAATAAAGACTCCATGATGAATTCacaatttactaattttatttcttttatttgttatcttttgatggtttattattgtaatttgtaACCATGGTTCCCACGCGATGGCCAAAAACCATGTTTTgatagaattttattattttaaaatatataaataatttagattcATTTTAGTCTTCTTTTTAtgttataatgttatttttttaatgtttatttcttctttataaccttttttattattctgtgttgggttttctttttctttttttttatagtagGAAGTAAAGTTTGGtggtttttaataaaatttcgaAAAAAAAGCAAGTAGTTGACAATGAATTAGCATACAAATAATAGTAactataagaataaataaagtGATTGGAATCATCTAGAGGTAAAATTGAATTCACGCATAcgaaaagattaatttttatagtaAGTCTAAACAAAGATAGCAAGAgtgaagaaaattattaattaaattcatgcaaataaaaaatcaatcatGGGTTAATATTTCACTTATGTTTAACCATTCAACCTTAGTTCTAAATAATAATGCAGAATTTTGCTGAAAAGTCCAATAATCTCCGCTCATTTATCAGTTGTCATATGCACAacaaataatctttttttttttctaatttcctTGTGTTAGTCATTCCTTTTTTCACATGCAAAGggaataatttttatacaaaaaagaGCACTTTACATGTGTATGTATACAGATTAAGAaagtaaatacattttttatggGATCATGCaaccatttttattatattctataTAGGTTAATGAGGTAGTGGCTATTTTCGTGTTGCGTTCACATAACCAATATTATTTACTCCAATATTTGTAGTCAACGTTATTTTTTCGTTTTCGTTGCTAATTGGATATATTTGTAGTGATTCTTCTTTTGGTATTATAAATCTTCGTCCCTTTACTTTTCGTGacattctttctttcttttcctgacattacgattttttttttccactaaTTAACTATGAATGCTCaggaaaagaaaatcaaatgacAAGGTAatcacaaaagtaaaataaaatctaaatcaGAACGTAAAGTCTATTatagtcctatttatagatttagtgttcatgaaaaaaaagaattaagacTCAATCCTAAACTAAACACAATATTACAATCTTACAAAACCATGAATAGGAAGAAGAttccattttttattgaatgatcTTAAGCATTGTTACTTACGATAACGATCGAGAACCGGaatttacttttcaaatttatgCTTCGTCTTCCATAAGAGTCTTTACTTAGCAAGTGTAAAACAAGGAAATAAATTTGAGAAGAAACAAAATAGAACACGTTTCAGAATCTTATAAAAGCAAGACATGGTGTTGGAGATTACAAAATTAGTAAGAAAACCACATGAGCATGTGATGTTGACAGTAACAATTCTTATATAAATACATTGCATGTGGTATTCTTAGTTATTGTGAGGGTTACATTATTATGTGAACACTAagatacaaattaattaattttatagacATTGAATTTCATCAATCCAAATAAAGCTCTTATTGAATAAATCAAGTACATAGAACTTTATATATTCT
Encoded here:
- the LOC114196283 gene encoding uncharacterized protein At4g00950-like isoform X1: MMESDSEKKCDHVHEPTYKPTKLPLLISRPSIAPGTPPPPSPPQTTISVPFQWEEAPGKPRHSHTESEPDNSVKKTLELPPRLLFLLDTNVDGPSHTTVLDGPYVGRAVSFTTSYRTPRGYWNSNFGSSRWSGYKKITTDDGEGSFDFSPHCSSTTMPNVKITRVPRRGTFWTLSKQRSQLWASIYESFKQVVPWKRKQQTQKKCASKFDTV
- the LOC114196283 gene encoding uncharacterized protein At4g00950-like isoform X2, which codes for MMESDSEKKCDHVHEPTYKPTKLPLLISRPSIAPGTPPPPSPPQTTISVPFQWEEAPGKPRHSHTESEPDNSVKKTLELPPRLLFLLDTNVDGPSHTTVLDGPYVGRAVSFTTSYRTPRGYWNSNFGSSRWSGYKKITTDDGEGSFDFSPHCSSTTMPNVKITRVPRRGTFWTLSKQRSQLWISLLLAIEKFLLAMGKKQKTF
- the LOC114196283 gene encoding uncharacterized protein At4g00950-like isoform X3, which translates into the protein MMESDSEKKCDHVHEPTYKPTKLPLLISRPSIAPGTPPPPSPPQTTISVPFQWEEAPGKPRHSHTESEPDNSVKKTLELPPRLLFLLDTNVDGPSHTTVLDGPYVGRAVSFTTSYRTPRGYWNSNFGSSRWSGYKKITTDDGEGSFDFSPHCSSTTMPNVKITRVPRRGTFWTLSKQRSQLWSLKGTCYPNHAYIKQSQLRY